Proteins encoded in a region of the Altererythrobacter ishigakiensis genome:
- the nuoN gene encoding NADH-quinone oxidoreductase subunit NuoN — protein sequence MDFSTSFALIAPELVLTGTGMLLLLIAAWGGDARAQLNTYLASIGLFVAGILLVPTLHDGLVGAVTSAFGDLMRADAFSAFAKSLIYLGAIGCLLVAPSYFNRLNAMRAEYPVLIVFASLGMSIMVSAGDFLTLYLGLELNSLAAYVLASILRTDDKSAEAGLKYFVLGALASGILLYGMSLVYGFTGSTSFVGVSTALSGELSTGALFGIVFVLVGLAFKISAVPFHMWTPDVYEGAPTPVTTFFATAPKVAAVALTARVALEVFGSQSDAWQQIVIFIALASIVVGALGAIGQENIKRLLAFSSINNVGFILIGLAAVTQQGASAMMVYLWIYMAMSLGSFVAVLMLKDADGTPVENISSMAGMVREQPLLAWCIFFLMLSLAGIPPLFGFWGKFVVFQAAVEADMIILAALGIAASVIGAFYYLKVCKIIMFDDPAGVVTGKSNASHWAVLGITTLIISPLGYLLTPSLGDLADKAATALFLAS from the coding sequence AGCTTGTGCTGACCGGAACGGGTATGCTTCTGCTGCTGATCGCAGCATGGGGCGGTGACGCGCGTGCGCAGCTTAACACATATCTCGCCAGCATCGGTTTGTTCGTGGCTGGTATCCTGCTGGTTCCGACCTTGCATGACGGCTTAGTGGGCGCAGTCACGTCGGCATTTGGCGATCTGATGCGCGCGGATGCGTTTTCAGCCTTTGCCAAGTCGCTGATTTATCTCGGCGCAATCGGTTGTTTGCTAGTGGCTCCAAGCTACTTCAACCGTTTGAACGCTATGCGTGCTGAGTATCCTGTCCTGATCGTGTTCGCGTCATTGGGCATGAGCATCATGGTCTCTGCAGGTGATTTCCTGACGCTGTATCTGGGGCTAGAGCTCAACAGCCTTGCCGCATATGTCCTCGCATCGATCTTGCGCACCGACGATAAGTCGGCCGAAGCGGGTCTGAAGTATTTTGTTCTTGGCGCACTTGCTTCCGGCATTCTGCTCTACGGCATGAGCCTGGTCTATGGCTTCACAGGCAGCACCAGCTTTGTAGGCGTATCCACTGCACTGTCAGGCGAGCTATCGACTGGCGCGCTTTTCGGAATCGTATTTGTACTGGTGGGCCTTGCGTTCAAGATTTCCGCAGTGCCGTTCCACATGTGGACACCCGATGTTTACGAGGGCGCCCCAACACCGGTGACGACTTTCTTTGCCACAGCGCCCAAGGTGGCAGCTGTCGCATTAACAGCACGTGTTGCGCTGGAAGTTTTCGGCAGCCAGTCAGACGCATGGCAGCAGATCGTCATCTTCATCGCGCTGGCATCAATTGTGGTCGGCGCGCTGGGCGCAATCGGCCAAGAAAACATCAAGCGTCTGCTTGCATTCTCGTCGATCAACAACGTCGGTTTCATCCTGATCGGTCTAGCAGCCGTAACGCAGCAGGGTGCGAGTGCGATGATGGTCTATCTGTGGATCTACATGGCGATGTCACTGGGCAGCTTTGTCGCGGTGCTGATGCTGAAGGACGCAGATGGCACGCCAGTTGAGAACATCTCAAGCATGGCGGGCATGGTGCGCGAACAGCCATTGTTGGCATGGTGCATCTTCTTCCTGATGCTGAGCCTGGCGGGCATTCCGCCGCTTTTCGGCTTCTGGGGCAAGTTTGTAGTGTTCCAGGCGGCAGTTGAAGCGGATATGATCATCCTCGCCGCCCTTGGTATCGCCGCCAGCGTGATTGGCGCGTTCTACTACCTTAAGGTCTGCAAGATCATCATGTTCGATGACCCTGCCGGTGTGGTAACTGGCAAGAGCAACGCCAGCCATTGGGCGGTGCTTGGCATTACGACGCTGATCATTTCGCCTTTGGGATACTTGCTTACACCGTCACTGGGTGACTTGGCAGACAAGGCCGCAACCGCGCTGTTCCTAGCCTCTTGA